The Apostichopus japonicus isolate 1M-3 chromosome 10, ASM3797524v1, whole genome shotgun sequence genomic sequence aaatgattTCGGGATAATTCTCTTTGGCGTAAATTCGTTTTGTATTACTCAGATATTTTGAGGCCAAGGTATTATGTGcctatataataacattattgATACAGGGTCTGAGAATACatactataaacactaaatgtaTAAGAAAATAGTAAATCATTTGacaagaaatatgaaaagagtTTACCAGAACAGAAATGTTGAAAAGTTCTCGAAATATCCACGATATTCCTTGGACTGCCATCTTGAAACATTTGATGCCATCTAGGTGTTCAGTCGATCGGAGTAATAACTAAATGCTTATTGAAACGACGACCAAACGATTTTACTTAGTAGTGCAAATATTGAACTATCGATCCGCAGTAAGTGGCATTTATTCAACAAATCAGTGTTCTACTTCAAGGAACAATGACACTTAGTTTAATGAAATCCTTACAGGTTTTCACAAAAAAAGCACTTAAAGGAGTTTATTAAGCTTCTAAAAGTGATTACGACCAACCAACTTTATATCAAACGTATTGACGACATAGCTTTTAATTAAATACGGCTATGTGTTGAAATATAATAGCAAGCCATTTTGTGTTGACACATTATttggtttttttattttgcttttgattTTGTGGGTAATCATGTTTCCTTCACGTTTcattattttgattaattttatcTTTTAAGCCAAGCACTTTTCCAGACAAAGTTATTCTTCTCTTTATATTCCCCAACCACAGTTAATTAAAGAACTGATATACAttggcgtaggaggcggggggggggggctgcagccccccctcTCAATCAAATAATTTTTgcgaaaattcgggcaatatgctgagaatttttcgggcacctactgcctagaaaattaaattgcaatgtgtttttcaatggttaaaatttattattatcatttttattgtaacgacttccccaaaagTTGTAATAACACAGCATATGATTGTAAGTAATTTGAATGCGATGTactaaccgatgcatgcctatattgTATGTACATTAACAAGTTGAACCCttaatcaaattgggctcctacgcctatgcttatGTACTTTATATAAACCGCGTTATAGTTTGAAGACTATTCTAACATATCGGTAACACCTGCTACTTGCGAGCGTCACTTATACGGATAAGCTATACAGCCTACACATGTCACCAACGTACATTTGAAACATCTCTGTATCATGCTGTAAACATACGACAGACACGGTTATTCCTTTAAAATTGGACGGTTAAGTCACAATTATTGAAATGGAGCAATTAGAGTCACGTGTCTTATGAAAAGGCCGTAACATTGTCAATTCATCGTTGCTTGGCAACCGTTAAGTGAAGCAATGGTGTAATAAAGACGAGAAAATGAAAGCAACGGATTTTTAATGACTAATGACTATGAAAATGGCGGGAACATGAATTCAAACCGTggagaagaaaaaggagaagaaaaaacaactattAAAGTTGATTCTTGATCGATTGGCTGGCTTTGTGACATCGGTTGTCTGTTTCATTTTAACATCCATGAGGTTAATCATAGAGTCTACCTGAAAATGtactgtttttatttcagtggAAGGAATTACTATACAGTAATGTCGTTACAAAAGACAACAGTAAAACGACCACCGATATGTCAGCAGTAATGGCGGCCCCTGCAGTAGGCCTAGTCTGTTGTGGTTTTCGTTGAGTCGGAGACACGGATGGGTTTTCATTTGCTCCAGTATAAAGCCCTTTTGTCGAATCCTCTGTGTCAGTACTTGAGGTCTCCAACTTGACTGAATTCATCGGATATGTTGTCTTCTGTTTGGTCGAGTTCGTTGCTGGTGTAACAGTGCTGTCTGGTCCATCACCCGAATCAGACGGATCTGTAAAACGATCgaaaaatttattttgaaattataactaagaaagaaaaaaagaaggcgtaaatatatatacactgatgTATCCTATCATATCAAAGTTTTACTGGAAAATAGTAACCAAACTTGAAGTTCATGCTCACCGGTGCAATGTCTCCCGTCTCCCGTCAACCCAGGCGGACATCCCACACACCAGTACATTGCGTTAAAGTTTTTACATGTGACTCCAGGGTAGCAGGGGTTTGAAGCACATTCGTCTATATCAATTTCACATATTGATCCTATTATAAcgagaaaatgaaattatatttaaacaatttttgtagtgtcgtatatttacatatatatatatatatatatatgtaaatatacatatacatatatatatatatatatatatgtatatatatatatatatacatatacatatatatatatatatatatatatatatatatatatatatatatatatatatatatatatgtatatatatatacatttggcAGGCAAATATCAAACAGACTGATTTGAACAAATATTCTCCAATCACGCAATCGTTCTAATTTCTTCAACTATAAGGATTAAGTTTATACAACTATAACGATACATAACAAAAGCAAAACTAACTCTGAAAGGTtggataaaatatttcaacCAACAGAgtgtatattcatatatattcatacatccAAACCTTGCTTGGATAACAGTTTTACCCCATAACAAGCATACCTTAAGAGGACATTCATTTCATTGTCAAAACGTAATACATTTGTCAAATATTGTTTGAAAGTCACGTAAGAGTGCTTCAAATTTTGGGAAATGTTTACCCAAAATTGCATTCGATGCTTAGTACATATAACCAGTCTTGTGTGAAATATTTGCCGCACTTAAGTTTATAAGAGCTAAGAGCAAGGCTAGATGGAAAATCACTTAAAAACGATGTAAACGCATGCATGCAATGATGTTCAAATAATCGCACTTAAAACGCTACAAGGATGCAacccacaacaacaacaaaaaacgacGGAAAAGAACACCTTAAAGAGCTCTCCTTTTAGcatgttttaaatgtgtttagCATACCTATCTTATATGTGGTCACTATATAATATTCCATGTCATATTTTACCTTGAAATCCTTCCTCGCATTGGCAGAGATATTGTTTATCATATTTAGGGATCTCCTTCTCAGCTACCACACATTCTCCACGGTGACTACAGCCGCAATTGTTCGATATGAGTTCGAAATAGAGGCTCACACTTTGATGGTAACCGTCGCCtgtaatgacgtcacagacgGTCGTTGGATCGGTCACGTGATCTGATGCGTTCCACGAGATTCGACCATCTTCTGATATTGAGGCATTCAAATCAGATAAGTGCTCACATGATACAGTGTACTCTAATGCGCCATTAGCTATCTCTATGGGAAGAGAAACATGTTCACCAGGAAGGGCGTATATAATTCCTCCTTCGGGATAGGTTATATCTGCCAAAGAGATATAATATTATGTTCATTAAATTTCACATTCACGAAAAGGACGCCATCCATGCTCTGGGAACTGCATGGACTGGCCGTGTCGGGAATGAAGCGGCCGACATTTTGGAGTTTCAAAAAGCACAGGAAAAATTATCTTTAAAACTTTCGAAATATCGATATTGTGTGTTTATTAACTTCACATTTAACTTTTTTTGTAGCCCAGGCAATATCTTAGATGACATTTTAAAGTACGGTGGTGTAGTATCTAATTCAAATCATAAGGTATTCTCAGAAACGTGTGATGTTAATTGCTTGAAACAACTTTGGTGTATTGAGAAATTGTGGGCGGGGAGGGGATTGTTTGTCGGGTTAAATTACAAACGGTGTTTTggttttcattaaaataatttgcataatttgagAATGGTGTTTGGTTTTAAAATCCTTTCAGGTTTGATGAatcattttcttctcattttcccCAGTTATGTCTTTTTTTGCCTCAATGGCCGCCCATACTTATGACTACATATACTTGAGTTAACTCAAGACATTGCATTAATGATTGTGCGTAGTGTCAACTTACGGAGATCAGGACAAGTCTGTTCCTCTACGCTGGGGTACAAAGCATAATTGTTGTACTCATCTGGCCAGTACCTCAGTCTGGACCGGCTACCACTGCTACACGTTGTCCACTCTGACCACGTTGCGTCTGACATGCGCATGCGTGAAGATAAATCAAAGATGAAACACTACCAGCTCCTGAGTTATATCACCTGTCCACCCTCCTTTGAAgtattcatttatatttaactatattatgaaaatgaggaTTTAATATTTATTGTCCTCATTTCCCGAGCCCATTTTAAAATGGCCCTTGACTCCGGGAATGTATCCActtgactccccccccccacccctatctCCTCAGGCCTGGTCATTCAGCTACCTACAGGGTCTTATCAGATGGGTGCGGTTTAATCGTCACACAATATACCAATAAACCCATATTGGCGGTACATAGCGTATTCATTGATGTTCACACACGTATAAATACAGAGTTGTGCGGTATAAATACAAAGATATGAGGTGGCTTCGCGTCTCATCTAAACATAAACAAAGAGTGAGATCAGGAGGTAAAAACTAATTTTCCTGCAATTGATTAGACCAACTTTCGCTTAGATCCTTGTATGCAGATAAGGCTATAAGCTTATTATATAGACAGATAGTTATACTTTGGTAGCCTATATAGAGTAAAGCCAACCGTACTCTGAACATTGTGGAAATCTATACGATAGATTTTAATGCAAAAATCAAGTACCCGCACTCACATATATAaccttgtacttgtactcatacctaCATAGGGTAAATTATATTTGTACTCATATGTGGTACTCATACTACAAGTTTGCTATAAATGTATACTATAAATCTCAAAATATGGTTAAAGGAAAGCAAATATAAGTATAAATACGTATGTAAAAAGCAGGGCCTTAGTTGGAAACCAGCTTCTGCTGAATAAGCAACCCTGGATAAAAATGcgaattaataaaataattataatataagcATCACTAACTTGCAGGCGATCCAGAGAGAAATGCAACAGTTGCACAACTAAACTCATCTAGTGATAATTTGAGGCGCATTACTTTTCCAGGGCAGTTTATGGTATCTCGTGGTACAGCTAATGATCCGACGAAGTTTAGTTGAACCAACTCATTCGTTATATTTTCAGCCAGGTTGACGATATCTTCAATATCGTTTATTTTTATTGGTGTCAATAAGGGATTATGTGGATCTCTCTGTTTTAAAGATAAAAATTGTAAagaatatttgtttaataatgTTCTCAATGTGTAATACATTGCAGTCAGTATACacgatggagaaaaaaaatacagttttgTACCTTTTAATGTCATGCTCAGATATGTTTAATGTGAAACAGAAGTAAAATTGTTCACGTCATGGTATACCTTACAGAAATAACTGGGTCGAACTCGATCCAACTTTAAAACtaactttaaacaaaaaatgtcaGAAATTGAGTTTTTATGTATCCAATTACCTtctttaaaatgtcaaaattagaAGAGGAGTagatctttcattttcattgagCAGGCgaaattatgtaaaatatgttgttcagtgtttgtttacattaaaaagAAATGTCGCAAAATGGGCAATATGacataattttcaaaacattaaaaaaaattttttttaaaaaaccaTGCTCAGCTTTGATGGTTTGAATAGCTAGAACatgtgaataaaacaaattCATTCAATTCATAAAATGCGTTCTGCGGAAGTTAATCCAAAATGCTTCATTTTGCCCCAAAATTACGTGAAATTAGAACCGAAAGTCGTAGCATCTACATACACtgcttatttttctttaaacttttttaatttcttggCATGCCAGAGAAAATTTCACTCAGATATTAATTGATTCCTGTATAGCGCCTCTAATCTCTGAACCAacgtctgtttttttttctgctggGACCTGCATACAGcacactatatatgtatatatatatatatatatatatatatatatatagagtaggttggcgtctatcttggcgcagagtgctctatgtccattggacagagcgtaatatatgttgatactagatgagactagtggaacactagtagttgttactcggagtttcacgcgttatagcgatcttcagacagttgtctgaagatcgctataacgcgtgaaactccgagtaacaactactagtgttccactagtctcatctagtatcaacatatatatatatatatatatatatatatatatatatatatatatatatatatatatatatatatatatatatatatatatatatatatatatatatcgtacaCACAGTGTACGAGTGGTCCAGTTGCACTACACAGGATTATCCTAAAATTAAACGAGACCGTTTAAGTTGAAGTTTAATAGGGATTCTATAACGACATCACTACAAAGGAGGGAATTTGTTTGCTAATCAGCTATCAGCTGCGCGTAACCCGTTCATTAAGCACACACAATAGGCTGATACAAAATAGAGCAAGATTTTCTAAAGCTGCAGAAAAGAGGAGGCGGCAAATATCATGTCCATGCACTCTTCTCGAGATCTTACTGTACTACACTGAAGCTTGATCGATTGTGTAATCACATGTAATTCCGAAGTTTAGTGTAATGGAGGTATAGATATAACGATAATTGGCAATCAAACACAAACAAGTTTTGATTTAGGCAGTAGTCTAGTACTCGAATTATAGATGAAAGTATATCCAGGCGAGAAGGCAAGATTCAAGAAGATTCACAAGTTTTCAGTGGTAAGGTTTTATGGTATTGTTTATTGTGTATTAGCCTATACATTTAAAAGTGTAGGCCACCGACGTGTAGAGAAAGCTTCATAACTATTTAAcagtttcattaattaaaaagtggtaccatttgaaagaaagtttttgATAGGGAGTCAAacagtatatacatacagttttaacaaaataatgatattaaGAATGCAATT encodes the following:
- the LOC139975113 gene encoding uncharacterized protein, whose amino-acid sequence is MYCNIKQLVIPLLCTAHMTAVWSLSYEKNCGAIVKHTVTSNFPDAGCFHILEVGDDILTSHRLVFTYEEGTIDLLLLEELVQSLEHHERDPHNPLLTPIKINDIEDIVNLAENITNELVQLNFVGSLAVPRDTINCPGKVMRLKLSLDEFSCATVAFLSGSPANATWSEWTTCSSGSRSRLRYWPDEYNNYALYPSVEEQTCPDLHITYPEGGIIYALPGEHVSLPIEIANGALEYTVSCEHLSDLNASISEDGRISWNASDHVTDPTTVCDVITGDGYHQSVSLYFELISNNCGCSHRGECVVAEKEIPKYDKQYLCQCEEGFQGSICEIDIDECASNPCYPGVTCKNFNAMYWCVGCPPGLTGDGRHCTDPSDSGDGPDSTVTPATNSTKQKTTYPMNSVKLETSSTDTEDSTKGLYTGANENPSVSPTQRKPQQTRPTAGAAITADISVVVLLLSFVTTLLYSNSFH